A region from the Streptosporangiales bacterium genome encodes:
- a CDS encoding MerR family transcriptional regulator, with amino-acid sequence MSTLNSSTMRTVDVARRAGYSVQQVRNLERDGVLPTATRTAAGYRRYEEIHLRSAQAYRALAAGAGPVEAKRIVRAVHECPAPEVLALLDAAHARLDRERTDLALAVRAAEAITAEPIDDVRARDSMSVSELAAALGVRTSTLRHWDAEGLVVPDRVSTRGTRQYAPADVRDARIVHQLRGAGYRIDTLRALMPDLPRGHRSGDVAAALAARDASIAARSHALLDAAAALSAVIALGANPPR; translated from the coding sequence GTGTCGACTCTCAACTCGTCGACCATGCGCACGGTCGACGTCGCGCGACGCGCCGGGTACTCCGTACAGCAGGTGCGCAACCTCGAGCGCGACGGGGTGCTGCCGACGGCGACGCGCACGGCAGCGGGCTACCGCAGGTACGAGGAGATCCACCTGCGTTCCGCGCAGGCCTACCGGGCGCTGGCAGCCGGCGCGGGCCCGGTCGAGGCCAAGCGGATCGTTCGAGCGGTACACGAGTGCCCGGCGCCTGAGGTACTTGCCCTCCTCGACGCGGCACACGCCCGACTCGACCGCGAGCGAACGGACCTCGCACTCGCCGTGCGGGCCGCCGAGGCGATCACCGCGGAGCCGATCGACGACGTACGCGCGCGGGACTCGATGAGCGTGTCCGAGCTCGCCGCCGCGCTCGGCGTGCGCACATCGACGTTGCGGCACTGGGACGCCGAGGGACTGGTCGTTCCCGACCGCGTCTCGACGCGGGGAACGCGACAGTACGCACCCGCCGACGTCAGGGACGCGCGGATCGTCCACCAGCTACGCGGTGCCGGGTACCGAATCGACACCCTCCGGGCCCTGATGCCGGACCTCCCGCGCGGGCACCGGTCGGGGGACGTCGCAGCCGCGCTGGCGGCCCGGGACGCGAGCATCGCGGCCCGCTCCCATGCCCTTCTCGACGCCGCCGCCGCCCTCAGTGCCGTAATCGCGCTCGGGGCGAATCCGCCTCGGTGA